A genomic segment from Lytechinus variegatus isolate NC3 chromosome 10, Lvar_3.0, whole genome shotgun sequence encodes:
- the LOC121423245 gene encoding thiosulfate sulfurtransferase-like, with product MLRQRFSRIFNRYLTYTEQYTQAPYLTWQTRVVNRQSTFFSNNYSILKRTAVGITKLIHINMAGNASSVPPLVTTAWLSDALRDQQLSSSSSSSCSVRILDATWLGIVTEGPDAFRVEHIPGSVHFDLNQCRDESSRLYFTLPSAEDFAKYVGELGIDNETHVVVYENDPIFRMMSAPRTWWMFRTFGHDKISILDGGLKQWKEDGFAVEGGNQTVDQRTFMAKPPNLHLIKYFDEVLENQKTEKFSLIDCRLPEWFDGSMDSIWPDMPLGYILKTVNVPFGRLVRSDSDRMVAREDILQIFQSAGIDLSRPLVCSCFVGISACTVALAAYVVGKEDVAIYDGSWDEFYKRAPKDSHVIVPDPPK from the exons ATGCTGAGACAGAGGTTTTCCAGAATATTCAATAGATACCTAACCTATACTGAACAATATACACAGGCACCATATCTCACTTGGCAAACACGGGTTGTAAATAGACAGTCTACATTCTTTTCAAATAATTACAGTATATTGAAAAGAACTGCGGTCGGTATAACCAAATTGATTCATATCAATATGGCTGGGAATGCTTCGTCAGTACCACCTCTGGTAACCACAGCATGGTTAAGCGATGCACTACGTGATCAACAATTGTCGTCCTCGTCGTCCTCATCGTGCTCGGTTCGTATACTTGATGCGACATGGCTAGGTATTGTGACAGAGGGTCCAGATGCGTTTCGAGTTGAGCACATTCCCGGATCTGTTCACTTTGATCTCAACCAATGCAGAGATGAATCTTCCCGCTTGTATTTTACACTTCCATCTGCCGAAGATTTTGCAAA GTACGTAGGCGAGCTCGGTATCGACAACGAGACCCACGTGGTCGTGTACGAGAATGATCCAATATTCAGGATGATGTCGGCACCTAGGACATGGTGGATGTTCAGAACGTTTGGTCATGATAAG ATCTCAATACTAGATGGAGGATTGAAACAGTGGAAGGAGGATGGTTTTGCGGTCGAGGGCGGGAACCAGACGGTTGACCAGCGGACCTTCATGGCCAAGCCACCCAACCTCCACCTCATCAAGTATTTCGACGAGGTTTTAGAAAACCAGAAGACCGAGAAGTTTAGTTTGATTGACTGCAGGTTACCAGAATGGTTCGACGGGAGTATGGATTCTATTTGGCCTG ATATGCCTTTGGGGTACATCCTTAAGACGGTCAACGTTCCTTTTGGTCGATTGGTCCGTAGTGATAGCGATCGCATGGTAGCGCGGGAAGATATCCTTCAAATTTTTCAATCGGCGGGTATCGATCTCTCACGTCCTCTCGTCTGCTCATGTTTTGTCGGCATCAGCGCATGCACAGTAGCCCTCGCTGCCTACGTGGTCGGGAAGGAGGACGTTGCAATCTACGATGGTTCGTGGGATGAGTTTTACAAACGGGCACCAAAGGATTCACACGTCATCGTTCCCGATCCTCCAAAATAA